A stretch of DNA from Bradyrhizobium algeriense:
CTTGGCTGGATTGTTGGTGAGCAGGACGATCCGCGTGCAATTCAGGGTTCGCAGCATCAGCGCAGCAACGCCGTAGTCGCGCTCATCGTCTTCGAATCCGAGCGTCGTGTTGGCATCACGCGTATCGAGCCCGCTGTCCTGCAGCCGATAGGCTCTCATCTTGTTCGCAAGGCCGATACCACGACCTTCCTGCGCCATATATAGAATGACGCCGCTGCCAAGGCTTTCTAGGCGGGCGAGGGCGAGCCGAAGCTGGTCACCACAGTCGCATCGCTGCGAGCCGAACACATCTCCGGTCAGGCATGCCGAATGAAGCCGAACCGGGACAGGTTGAGTAAAATCTGGCTTTCCGACAATGATGGCGACCTGATCCGCGCCGAGAGGGTCCCGAAACACGACAAAGCGCGCCTCTGTGCCTGACGCCAATGGAATCGTTGCTTCGCTCACGTGCGCAAATGCATTCGTCGCGTCCGCGGCAAACCGATTGACCGCGTCCGCTTCGACTGTAACGATCAAGTCCATCAAGTCGTCGTCGCGGTTCGGCATCACGTTCGCTGCGAGCACCGCCGGCAGGCTGCGGCTCAACTTGGCGAGCCGGATTGCCGCCGTGGCAGCACGACTTGCAGCCTCCACCGTTCCTACAAAGTGCCCCTCGTTTTCAGCACTGGCAGCGAGGTCGAAGATGGT
This window harbors:
- a CDS encoding GTP cyclohydrolase II; the encoded protein is MSAAHSSANSALLGNAECISVSRALSELQARRPIRISASGESLLALPIDGLDEQRLGDFADLCSPNAPKLVVTQQRARSIGTKASTAMALSLSPVVGVSTIFDLAASAENEGHFVGTVEAASRAATAAIRLAKLSRSLPAVLAANVMPNRDDDLMDLIVTVEADAVNRFAADATNAFAHVSEATIPLASGTEARFVVFRDPLGADQVAIIVGKPDFTQPVPVRLHSACLTGDVFGSQRCDCGDQLRLALARLESLGSGVILYMAQEGRGIGLANKMRAYRLQDSGLDTRDANTTLGFEDDERDYGVAALMLRTLNCTRIVLLTNNPAKLDGLTKAGIEITARVALQAPVTPHNRRYLTTKAVRSGHKIINLKASVCKKF